The Terriglobales bacterium genome segment CGCATTTACACTAGGGCCGGACCCAGCATGGCCAACATCCTCTACGGAGTCAACGGCGAAGGCGCCGGGCACTCGACCCGCTCCCGCGAGGTGCTCTCGCATCTGAAGGAGCGCGGGCACAATCTCCACGTGGTCTCCTTCGACCGCGGGCTGAAGAACCTCTCAGAGGAGTTCGAGGTCACCGAGATCCACGGCTTCCGCTTCGCCTACGTCAACAACCAGGTCCGTTACCAGCGGACCCTGGCGCGCAACCTGATCGCCGGGCCGCGGGCGCTCGCCAGCCTGCGGCGGCTGCTCCGCCTGATGGACCAGTGGCGCATCGACCTGGTGGTCACCGATTTCGAGCCGCTCTCCTGCGCCGCCGGGCGCCATAAGCGGCTTCCCGTCATCTCCATCGACAACCAGCACTGCCTCACCAACGCCCGCATCACCTATCCCCGCCGCTACGCCGCCGATGCCGCCGCCGCCAAGCTCGTCACTCGCCTGATGACCCCGGGCGCCGACGCCTACCTGGTCATCTCGTTCTTCGAGGCTCCGCTCCGCGACCGGAAAAGGACCTTCCTCTTCCCGCCCATCCTGCGTCAGGAGGTGCTGCGGGCGCGTCCCACGACCGGCGAGCATGTGCTGGTTTACGTCACCTCGCCCTCCCGGGACCTGGTGCGCGTGTTGCGGCAGGCGCCGGCCGGCTTCGTCTGCTACGGCTTCGAGCGCGACGGCCGGGACGGCAACCTGGTCTTCAAGAAGCCTAGCCTGGACACCTTCCTCGCCGACCTCGTCTCCTGCCGCGCCATCATCGCCAACTCCGGATTCTCCCTGGTGAGCGAGGCCCTGCACCTTGGCAAGCCCTATCTCGCGGTCCCGGTGAAGCGCCAGTTCGAGCAGGTGTTCAACGCCTACTACCTGGAAAAGACCGGATACGGTGCGTTTGGCGAACGACTGGACGAGGAGCGCGTCGGCGAGTTCCTGTCGCGCCTGGACCAGTACCGCGCGCGGCTGGCGGCGTACCCGCGCCAGGACAATTCCGCCCTACTGGCCAAACTCGACGCGCTGATCGCCGCCTCCGTCCCCCGGCTGCACGGCGCCACCGCCCTATGAGCGAACCGCAGGATCTTCCGCCCATCGAGCGCGCGCCCCAGCCCATCACCTTCTCCGGGGCCGCCGTCCTCACCAGCCTGGCGGCCGCGGCCGGCCTGCTGCTGTTCTTCGTCTGGCTGTCCGACCAGGTCTTCGAAGGCGGGGCCGCGCGCTTCGACGCTTCGGTGCGCGCCTGGGTGCACGGCTTCGCCTCGCCGACTCTCACCCGCGCCATGCAGTTCGCATCTTCCCTCGGCTCGGAGGTCCTGGTCGCCGGCCTCGTAGTCTCGCTCGTTGCCTTCGGACTGCTGCGCTGGAAGCGCGCTGCATTGTGGATGGTCGTCACCATGGCCGGCGCCCTGGTCCTCGACCTGGCGCTCAAGGCCGCCTTCCACCGGACGCGGCCCGTCCCCTTCTTTGGCCCCAGCCCGCACACCTACAGCTTTCCCAGCGGGCACTCGCTCTTCTCCTTTTGTTTCTATATGGTGCTGGCCGGCCTGGTGAGTGCGCGTCTGCGCTCGC includes the following:
- a CDS encoding MJ1255/VC2487 family glycosyltransferase; the encoded protein is MANILYGVNGEGAGHSTRSREVLSHLKERGHNLHVVSFDRGLKNLSEEFEVTEIHGFRFAYVNNQVRYQRTLARNLIAGPRALASLRRLLRLMDQWRIDLVVTDFEPLSCAAGRHKRLPVISIDNQHCLTNARITYPRRYAADAAAAKLVTRLMTPGADAYLVISFFEAPLRDRKRTFLFPPILRQEVLRARPTTGEHVLVYVTSPSRDLVRVLRQAPAGFVCYGFERDGRDGNLVFKKPSLDTFLADLVSCRAIIANSGFSLVSEALHLGKPYLAVPVKRQFEQVFNAYYLEKTGYGAFGERLDEERVGEFLSRLDQYRARLAAYPRQDNSALLAKLDALIAASVPRLHGATAL
- a CDS encoding phosphatase PAP2 family protein, whose product is MSEPQDLPPIERAPQPITFSGAAVLTSLAAAAGLLLFFVWLSDQVFEGGAARFDASVRAWVHGFASPTLTRAMQFASSLGSEVLVAGLVVSLVAFGLLRWKRAALWMVVTMAGALVLDLALKAAFHRTRPVPFFGPSPHTYSFPSGHSLFSFCFYMVLAGLVSARLRSPRLRVLVWTLAALIVAAIGLSRIYLGVHYPSDVLAGYLSAAMWAAAMITIDRARRQRSRKPSTE